TGGTCATCGAGCGGACCACCGCAAGCTCGTCGGCGCACGCGCCAATGTGGGGAAAGAGACTGCTCACTTCCATGCCGCTCTGACCGTAGCGTTTGAATTCAAAGGGCGAGCCGAAGATGTTGCCGTTCTGATTGAACTGGGTGCGCTCCACCTTCACCGGCATGGGCTTGCCATGCTCCGCATTGAGCCGGGGCTTGGGATCGAAGCTGTCCACATGAGACACGCCGCCCGACATGTAGCAGAAGATTACGTGTTTCGCACGGGGCTGATAGTGGGGAAGCGCAATCGCGGGACGCATCAATCCCGCCAGGGCCAGGGCCCCGAAGCCGGTGGAGCAACGGGTCAGCATTTCACGGCGGGAGATGGTCGCGGTGCGTGGGTCGTGGTTCATGGCGCTTACCTCAGGTAGATGAATTCTTTGAGACTGAAGAGGGACTGGGCGAGCTCCACCCAGGGCTGCGCCGGGGCCGCCAGCCCGCGAAGGTAGTCGAGCTGGGCCTGGGCTTCATTGCGCTGCTGCCACAAGCCCGGATTGGCCCTGGCGCTGCGCTGGTCTTCGGGGATCTCCGAAAATCGCGGATCTTCCGACAGTTTCTTCGCTACCGCTTCCGAGACCGCTTGCTCGTGATCGGCCAGTCTGTCTTCGGCTACGTTGAGCCGCGCTTTCAGTGATGGCTCGAGCACTGCGCCATCGGGACGCGTCTGCGCCGTGGCGACATAGGCCAGCATCCGCTCACGCTCTTCCGCTTGCGGTGAGCGACCCGTCACGAGGCGAAACATCGCTTCCGCCCGGGCACCATCGTCGGCCAGCGCAGCATCCTGCCGTACCCGGCTCGCAAGTCCATCGGCCAGCATGCGGACGAAGGGTTCGTTCATGAACGTGAGCGACTGGGCGGGAACGTTTGTGCTGTCGCGCCGGCCCTGGGTCGTGAAGGGGGTGGGAAAGTCGAAGGTGGTCAACAGCGGATCGAGTCCGTTTCGTATGACCCGAACATACACGCTCCGCCGGGGCTCCCAGCCGCCGACGGGTTCACCGCCAATCGTTGCGTCCAGGCGGCCCGAGGTGGCGAGCATGGCATCGCGAATGGCCTCGGCTTCCAGCCTGCGCACATGGGCATGGGAGAGCAGGAGATTGTTCGGGTCGCGCTCGCGCGCCTCGCTGGAAGGCGCCGCGCTGAGCTGAAAAGTCCGCGATGTGACCAACAGGCGCAGCATGGCTTTGACGGACCAATCTTCCTCGCGCATCCGCGTCGCCAGGAAATCCAGGAGCTCGGGGTGCGTCGGCAGTTCGCCCATCTTGCCGAAATTGTCGGTCGTGGCGACGATGCCGCGACCGAAAGTATAGTGCCAGAGGCGGTTCACGATGACGCGTGCGGCGAGCGGATTGTTCTCGCGCAAGATACTCTCCGCCAGCGCCAGGCGCCCTGCGTCCTTCGAGTCGTAAGGGGTCGCGTCGATACCCTCCAGAAAGCGGTGGGGCACGATTTCACCGGGCGTCTTGTGGTTGCCACGCACATACAGCGGCTGCGCCACCGGCGCACCTTCGAGCATGCCGGGCACGCGCGTTGGGACGGGTATTTCGCCTTCGAGTCGGCGATACTCCACCACAAGTGCGCCAGGCTCCTGCAATTCCGCCAGTGTATTGGGCAATAATCCCCGCCGCACGAAATAGTTGAGGTAGCGGGCCTGCTCATCGCTCATGCGACCATCGCGCCAGGCCTCGATGGCCGCACGTAGCGAAAGCCGATAACGATCGGCCAGCGCTCCTGTGTTGTCGGGTTCGCCCTCGACTGCAAACAGCGGTGAGACGAACTCCGCCATCTCATCCCGGGGTTCTGGTTGACCCTCGTCCACGGCAATGGCTTCAGAAATACCAAACCACGACGGCGTCAGCTTCTGCTCCGCGAGCACGGCCTGATCCATCGCGGTGGAAATCTCCAGATGGGCCGTGTCGCCCTTCCAGTAGTCCATGTCCCAGCGCTGCCAGTGCCAATCACCGCCATTAAGTTTCGTAAGCGGATAGATCGTGCCATCCCGCGGATAATCCTGGACCACGTAGCGGTGGCGGGCGTCGCCATTGCCCGCAAAGCGCACATAGAGAGCCTTCTGCGCGACATCGAAGCGGGGCGAAGCGAGATTCGCACTGTGCTTCTGCGAAAGGAGATTGCCATAGGTGCCCGAGGGCAGAATCGTCTCCACGACGCGGTCTCCCCCGATAGCTACAATAAACTCTCCAGGAGCAGAGGCTGTGGCCGCCACGCCGTTGCCATGGCGCTGCCAGTTTGCGCCGTCCTGCCCGAGATTCCATTGAAGCGGATAAGCCGTGCCGCGCCGTTGCTCCAGTGCGCCCCGGCTGCCGTGCCACTGGGCCGCGAGTTCGTTCCATCCCCGCCGGAGCGCGCCGTCCTCGGCTTTGCCCAGCCGCTGCCACGCGTGGAGCGGATCGAGATTTGTGGTTGCATTGGCGATGGCGTCGGCCCACGGACCAACGGGCGCTTGCAGCTTTGCGGGCAACTGATCGGTGGCCGCGATCCACGCGGTGGCCGTCGCAGCGCGAATTTGATTCTTCTGCGCCTGGAGGGCCGCCTTGTTCACATCCTGGCGCGCGGGGGTGTCGATGGTCACCGTGGCAGGGCGGGTGCTCGCGAATATGCCGTAGAGAGCGTAGAAGTCTTTCTGGCTGATCGGATCAAACTTGTGATCGTGACAGCGCGCGCAGGAGACCGTCAGGCCGAGAAAAGCTTTGGATATCACGTCCACCTGGTTATCCGTCACATGGACGCGCTCATCCAGCGGATCCGTGGGGGAGAAGCCGTGCTGCACGAAGCGAAACTGGGCATTGCCGATGACGGACTCGTTGATGCCGAGTTCTTCATTGATGCGCGGCACGGGCACACGGTCACCCGCGATGTGCTCGCGAACGAGATCGTCATAGGGCACGTCGGCGTTCAGCGCCCGAATGATATAGTCCCGATAGCGCCATGCGTGGGGAACGGCCGGGTCCCCTTCGCTGCCGTGGGTCTCGGAATAGCGCATCCAGTCCATCCAGTGGCGGCCCCAGCGCTCGCCATAGGCCGGAGAAGCCAGTAGCTCTTCCACCGTGGATTCGACGGCGGCCTGCCGATCCGCCGCCGCCTCGGCCACAAAGCGCTCCACAGCATCCGGTGCGGGGGGCAGGCCCGTCAACACGAAATACAAACGTCGCGCGAGCGTCTCTGAATCGGCAATCTCGGCGGCCGGCACACCGGCCTCATCGAGCCGCTGTTTGATAAACGCATCAATCGGATTGGCCGACCAGGCTCCATCGTTGACCGTGGGCGGCGCGGGGTTTGTGACCGGCTGAAAACTCCACCACGTCATGCGCCGCTCGCGCACCTTTTCCCAGGACATGTTCTCCTGAAGTTCGTGACTCGAAGGAGGGGTATCGCGCGGGTCCGCAGCGCCTTGGGCGATCCAAGTGGCGAAATTCGCGATCACATCCTTCGCCAGCGGTCCCGATGGCGGCATCTGCAAGTCCGCGTTCTCATAGTGAAGCGCAGTCATCAGGCGGCTGCCATCGGCATCGCCCGGCACCAGCACCGGGCCGCCATCACCACCCTTCAATAGCCCATCGCGAAAAGTAAGGTTCAATCCGCCCTTGATCTTTGCGGGATTGCCACCGTGGCACTCGTAGCAGTGGTCCACCAGCACGGGGCGAATAGTCTTCTCGAAAAACTCCACGGCCGCCGGATCCGCCGCCGCAAGTTGCGTCGCTCCAAGCGCCGCCAGGCAGAGCATCCGGCGTGCGGCAGCGGCGCTCATGACTTGCTTTCAATGCGGTAGAGGAAGCCCGGTGTGCGCAGAAAAAGCGCCTTGCCCGCGGCCGCCGGAGAAGCCATCAATCCTTCGTCCAGTTTGTTCTCCGCCACCACCTCGAAGCTGCGGCCCGCGCGAAGTATTTTTGTCGTGCCCTGGGAGCTGGCGAAATACAGCAGCCCATCGGCCAGAATCGGCGACGCGATGAAATTGCCGCCGATCCGCTCGCTCCACACCACCGTTCCCGAGTCGGATTCAAAGCAGGTCACCTCCCCGCGATTGCTCACCACATAAAGCAGCCCGTCAACCAGAATGGGCGAGGGCGTCTCCGGCATGCTCCTGTCCACATATTTCCAGGCTACGTGCGTCCCGGAGACATCGCCCGCGCCGTCCGTCCGAATGGCCCAGAGGTCCGTCGCGCCATAGCCCAGCGCCGTGAACATCCGCTCGCCGTCCCACACCGGACGCGTCGAGGGTGTAAAGCCGATCTGCTCCACTTTCCAGAGCTCCTGGCCCGTGCGTGGATCATAGCCATAGGTCGCCGAGGAACCCACGCTCAGCATCAGCGGCTTGCCGCCCTGCTCCACAATAAGCGGCGTGCTGAAGCTCTTTCGCAAATCGCCGCCGCGAATGATCGAGCCATCCGGCTCAAAGTCTTCCCACTTTCGCGTGCGGTCGGTCCGCCACTTCGTCACGCCCGTGTGCTTATCCAGCGCGGTGACATACTGCTGATCAATCCCGTCAAACGTCAAAATCAACAGGTCTTCAAAGAGAATCGGTGAAGAGCCCGGCCCGCGATAGTGACGGCAGGGGAGATCCGTGCGTTGCCAGAGTACCTCCGCCGTTTTCGTGTCCAGGCAGGCCGTTCCATAGCTGCCGAAATGTACATAGACCCGGCCCGATTCGATAGCGGGGGAGGGGGAGGCGTAGCAGTTGACATTGTTGCCCAGGGGCTCGGGCGAGGCGGATTCGAAGAGCTTCTTGTTGTGCAGGATCGCGCCCGTCGCCGCGTCCACGCAGATCACGTAATACTCCGTGCCCTCCTCCGTCGCCGTCGTCAGCCAGACCTGCCCATCCATCACCACCGGCGTCGACCAGCCCTTCAGCGGAATGGCCGTCTTCCAGGTGACGTTTTCCGCCTCACTCCAGTGCGTCGGCAGGCCGGTGGGCGTGGTGTCGCCGGCGGCCTGCACATGACCATCGCCGAAGGGGCCGCGGAATTCAGGCCAGGATTCGCCCGCAGGCGTCGCAGCGCAACCGAGGAGCACCAGCCCCCCAAGAAAAAAGTGTCTCAATGCCAACATCCGCAACGCTCTCCCGGTAACTCAGACAACCCGGCGCGCCGGTCACCCGGCGCACAAATTAAACTCGGATTGTATGCGATCCGCCCACAGACACGCCAGATCGCATCGGGAGACTTTCGGGGTAATTATTCCGGCCGCTGTTGCCCCGACTTGGGCGTTTTCTTGATCGCCCAGACGCCAAAAACAGCGAAGGCAAGGCTCGTGGCCAGCATGAACGTGACACCCCAGAATGCCGCGCGCTTCTTGTTCAATTTCGGATTCGGATCCGGGATGGCCGGGGCATCGGCAGCCGCGTCACGCCCGTGATCCATCGCGGGAGCCTCCGGCGGAGTACTTGTCTCGGAGGCCTGTGCCACGACGATCCGGTCACCAGCGGACATATCCTTGGCCACCGCTGGTGTTACCGCCGCACCGGCGGCGAGCACAAGAAACGAAACAATAAGCGCGACGCGCGGGATGGTTATAGTATGCATTGGGAACTCCTGTGGAGGGTCCTGTCACGGCCCAAGTTACTGCGGAAAGACCACCATTGTAGTTCCTGAAGCAAGGTGGAGTAAAAGTCCCCGCCAACGGGCCCGTCCTGCGTTCTTTAAAAGCGGGGGACGGTCCCACACGCGCGGTTGTTCTCCCCGGCCCTGTGAACATCAATGATCGGGCTATGCTGTCGATACGGAATCGTGCCGCGTGCAGGACGGTCCCCGCTTCCGTATAATACCGTCCCAGGCAGCAACACGGGATCCCGCTCCCCGCGAATTCTCCTCGTATTGCGTCCCGTACCCTGTATTACCCCGAAGGACACCTTCTCATGGCCAAGCGCGGCATCAATTTCAAGAGTTCCTGGGCGGAAGCCAGGACCATCATCTGGTCCCATCGCAAACGCATCGCGCTGGGCATGGTGCTGGTGGTGATTAACCGGCTTTGCGGCTTTGTCGCACCCGGCAGCACGAAGTATCTGGTGGACAATATCCTCGCACCCGGCGCCCACACCCAGCCGCTCTTCGGCATCAGCGATCCGGGGCAGCTTCTCAAGGTGCTGGGGCTTGCCGTGGCCGTGGCGTGCCTCGTTCAGGCGGTCACGACCTTTGCCCTCTCTCAGGTACTGGGCGTGGCGGCGCAGAAGGCCATCACCGACATGCGCAAGAAGGTGCAGCAACACGTCATGCGCCTGCCAGTCCAGTATTTCGACTCCACCAAGACCGGTGTGCTGATTTCCCGCGTCATGACCGATGCCGAGGGCATCCGCAACCTTATCGGCACTGGACTGGTTCAGGTCAGCGGCGGCGTCTTCGGTGCGGCCATCGCCCTGGGCATCCTCTTCTGGCTCAACTGGATCCTCACCGCGGTGATCATCGTGGTCCTCGCGGCCTTTGGCTTTTCCATGGCCTTCGCCTTCAACCGCCTGCGTCCCCTCTTCCGCGAACGGGGCGAGATCAACGCCCAGGTTACCGGTCGCCTCACCGAATCCCTCGGTGGCGTGCGCGTGGTCAAAGGCTATACCGCCGAGCGGCGCGAAGACCTGATCTTCGCGAAGGGCATTCACCGGCTCTTCCGAAATGTGGCTGCCGCCGTGACCGGTGTCTCTGCCATTTCCTCCGTATCCACTGCCCTCATCGGCATCATCGCCACGGTGATGATCATGCTCGGCGGCCACTTCGTGCTCACCGGAGCCATGACACCGGGTGATCTTTTCATGTTTCTCGCCTTTGTCGCCATGGTGGTCATGCCGCTGGTCCAGATTGCTAACATTTCCACCCAGTTCAGCGAGGCTTTTGCCGGGTTGGACCGCATCCGCGAAATTCGCAGCATGGCTACGGAAGACGACGAGGACGCCAGTCGCGAAGCCACTGGCCCGGTGAACGGCGATATCGCCTTTGAAGGCGTTCACTTCGAATACGATGAAGGCGTGCCCGTGCTAAAGGGGGTATCGTTTCAGGCGCCCGCCGGATCCACCACGGCCCTCGTCGGTTCCAGCGGCTCGGGCAAGAGCACGCTCATCGGCTTGGTGATGGCCTTCAACCGTCCAAAGCAGGGGCGCGTTACCGTGGACGGGAAGGACCTCTCCGCACTGAAATTGCGGGATTACCGGAGCCACCTGGGGCTGGTCTTGCAGGAGAACTTCCTCTTCGACGGAACCATCGCGGAGAACATCGCCTTCTCCCGGCCCAACGCGCCGCGGGATGAAATTCAGCGGGTGAGTAAACTGGCCCACTGCGACGAGTTCATCATGGGTTTCGAGCAGGGTTATGACACGATTGTAGGCGAGCGGGGCGTGAAGCTCTCGGGTGGACAGCGTCAGCGTATCGCCATCGCACGGGCCATTCTGGCGGACCCGAAGATCCTGATTCTGGATGAGGCAACTTCAAGCCTCGACAGCGAAAGCGAGGCCTATATTCAAGATGGGCTGAAGTCCCTCCGGAGTGGACGCACGAGCTTCGTCATCGCCCACCGACTCTCGACCATCCGCAGCGCCGACCAGATTCTGGTGCTGGAACATGGCGAAATTGTGGAGCAGGGGACCCACGCGGAACTCATGGCGATGAACGGGCGCTATCGCGATCTGCATGATCGCCAGTACCAGTTCGAAAGCAACCAGTTCATAAATCCCGGCGAAGATTTCACGCCCGAGGCCGCACCCGCCCGCTAGTACTTCAATTCTTCCGACACACTCAATCCCGTCATCGCGTCAGTGGCCGGGCTCAGCCCGCCACCACCGCCCCTGCGCGGTGTCCCACCCGCGGCCCTATCTTCCGCCGCCTGCGCGGCCACAGCGGCCGGGTTCACCACCATCCCGGTGCGGGGGTCATACTGAAATTGCTGGTTGACCGAGTTCAATGGAATCTGGGGGATAAAGTTCGGCACCAGATGGTGAAGCGACGGGGGGTACTGGTTGTTCGCCTGGGCGTAGGCCGCCACGGCTTTGTTCAGGCTGTCCAGCTTGTGGCTGTCTGCCACGGGATCGTACCCATTGCCCCGGATCATGGGGCCAAGCACGGGGATAGCGATGACCAGGGCAATAATAATGAGACCACCGATTAAAAGCTTGTTGTCTTCCATGAACTGATACCTCAAGTGATGGGGTTAACGGGCGCTGTCCGAACCGGGATCCAGTATTACATTTTTTCAGTTTCCGTACAAGATGCCCGTGCTCCACTCAGTCCAACACCCGACCGCGTTCGAGCCTCAATAGCCGATTAACCACCGGGGGCAATTCCTCGGCATGATGCGTGATATACACCAGCGCGCAGGGGTGTCCTTCCAGTGCCGCGCCCAGCGCCCGGTGGAAGGCCCCTCGATGCTCGGCGTCCAGACCCTGGCAGGGCTCGTCCAGCAGTATCAGATCCGGCGATTTTATGAGCGCGCGCGCCAGCAGCGCCATCCGCTGTGCTCCGGCGCCCAGTGTGCCAAAAGGCGCTTTCGGCGGTAGATCAAAGCGCGCCAGCCATTCCTTCACGCTCCGGCGCTGCCTTGCGCTCAGTTCGCGCTGAAGTCCGATGGTGTCAAAAAGTCCCGAGGCGATTATCTGCGCCACCGGGGTACCCGCGGGGTAATGCCATTGCAACTCGGGCGAAAGCCACCCGATGCGCGCGCGGATGTCCCAGATACTCTCGCCCGTGCCGCGCCGCCGTCCAAATATCCGCACGTCATTGCTGTAGGCTTGCGGATTGTCTCCCGTGAGCAGACTGAGGAGCGTGCTCTTGCCCGAGCCGTTGGGTCCCATCAAGGCCCAGCGTTCGCCCGCGCGCACTTTCCAGGATACGTGGTGCAGGGCCACGGTCTGATCGTAGCGGACGGTCACCTGGTGGAGGGAGAAGACTTCCTCACCGACGCGCGATGAAACTTTTTGACGAGCACTCTTTCGGGGGCGGGGCGAAGCAAAGAACGACCGCAAGCGGCGGTGGTCGCGCAGGCGGGCAATGGGGCCCTGGAGTGCGACCTGCCCATTCTCTACCAGAAGAAGGTGCGTGGTAGAGGTCGGTATTTCCTCGGGGCGACGGACCACGACGACCAGAACTATTCCGCGCGCGATCAGTTCCTCCAGCAAGGCGCTCAGACGGATTCGTGCGTCCGTATCAAGGCCGGCGAAAGGATCATCGAGAATGATCAAGCGGGGTTTCTGGAGCAGGGCCTCGGCAATCAGCACCCGGCGGAGTTCGCCGTTGGAGAGGGCGGGAAGGGGGTGCTTCAGACGATGCTCGATACCCGCACGCCGTGCGGCATCGCGTATGTCGCGAGGGGAGGCCTGGGTCCGTCTTACAAGGGTTTCCTCGACCTTCGGGGCCAAGTCGGCGTCGGCGGCGTTCCAGCGCGCTTGATGGTACTCCGCGCCGGAACGGGCCAGGGCCGCCTGATCCTCCTGCGACACCCAGGCAATCCGGTTCTCCGGGATCGTGCCGTCCATGGGATAGCTCTCGGCGGGATCGGCGCAGGCGAAGTGATACCAGACTTCGCCCTTGACCACCGGCGTGCGGCCGTCGAAGGCGCCGAGCAGTGCGGACTTTCCAGCGCCGTTCGGGCCAATGACGACCCATTGTTCGCCTTCATGGATGCGCCACGTCGTTTCGGAGAAGGCGAGTGCGCCACCGACGCGCAAGGTGACGGAATCGAGGGTGATAAAGGGTTTCATGACGGATCCGAGTATACGTTAAAGGGGGCCGGTGGTGACAAGCGGGTTCTATGGCGATACACGAAGTATGCATCATTTCCCCCACGTTATCGGCCTTCCATCCGCAACCCGACGAAAGGAAATTTATCGTGGAAATTGAGACGCCCCGCCTCCGGCTGCGCCCCTGGCGACCAGAGGACAAATCCGCGCTGCTGCGTCACGGCAACAACCCAAACGTCGCGCACAACTTGTTCAACCTTTTTCCCTCGCCCTATACGGAATCCGACGCGGAAGCCTGGCTGTCCGCCCGAGCGGCGGACACCGGGCCCGTCCATTATTTCGCCATCGAAATCGAAGGGGAGGCTGTGGGTGGGATTAGTATACGCGCGCACGGCGATGTGCTGGCCAGGACCGCCGATATCGGTTACTGGCTTGGTGAATCCCATTGGGGCGGGGGCGTCATGACCGAAGCGCTCCGCGCCATTGTGCGTCATGCTTTCTTCAACCTCGACTATCATCGACTCGAGGCGGGTCACTTTGGCTGGAATCCGGCTTCGGGGCGGGTTCTGGAAAAGGCGGGATTCCGGCTGGAGGGGTGCCAACGGGAACGTTATTTCAAGAATGGCCGGTTTACGGACAATATGCTCTACGGCCTGCTGCGGGACGAGGTGGCCTGAAAGGAAGGAGTAACAAGTGGGATCGTCCGCGCCGAGAGTGGTATGATTCCGGCCACTCCCGCACGGCCCGTTTGCGCCGGGTCGTGCTTTCTTGTTTAATCTTGCGGGAAGCTGGCTCCGGTCAGTCCCGAGAACCACCTTTAAGGAGGAATCATGGCAAATGGACTGCTGGCCGGCAAGCGCGGCCTGGTGTTTGGCGTGGCCAACGACAAATCGATCGCCTGGGCCTGCGCCCAGGAGTGCGCCGCCCAGGGCGCCGAGCTTGTTTTCAACTACCTCGGACCGCTGGAAAAGCGCGTGCGCGATCTCGCCGGAACCATCCCCGGCTCCGACGTGCTCGAGTGCGACGTGACGAAAGATGAAGAGATCGTCTCCTTCTTCGAGAAGATCAAGGAAAAGTGGGGCACGATTGACTTCGTGATCCATTCCATCGCCTTCGCCGAGCGCGACGACCTGAAAAACCCCTTCGTGCAGACGCCCCGCAAGAATTTCGCCTTGGCCATGGACGTGTCCGCCTATTCCCTCGTGGCCCTGTGCCGCGAGGCCGCGCCCCTCATGCCCAACGGCGGCAGCGTCGTCGCCATGACCTACTACGGCGCCGAGAAAGTGCTGCCGAATTACAACATGATGGGCGTCGCCAAGGCCGCCCTCGAAGCGAGCTGCCGCTATCTCGCCAACGACCTCGGGCCCGTCGGCATCCGCGTCAACTGCGTCAGCGCCGGCCCCCTTCGCACCCTCTCCGCAAGCGCCATCGCCGGCATGCGCAAAATGCTCAAGGCCAACGCCGACACCGCCCCGCTCCGCCGCAACACCACCGTCGAAGACGTCGCAAAGAGCACGGTTTACCTGCTTTCGGATATGGCCTCCGGCGTCACCGGCGAGACCCACCACGTCGACTGCGGCTACAACATCATGGGCCTCACCCTGACCGGTGAAGAGACGGCCGCCGAGTAATTCCAGAGAAATCACGCAGCACAAGCCCGGCCGCATCGCCGGGCTTGTTATTTGCGTGGACGGAGTGGACAAAGTGGACCGGAGTGGACTTGGGACCAATGTCCACTCTGTCCACAGATTCCCGTTGTCCATTGTTCATTGTCAATCGTCAATTGACCGCTGTATCATGCTCCCCACAACCCCTTGGAGCCCTTCAATGTCATCGATCAACGTCCAATCCACCGGCCTCATCTACCGCAACCCCAAGCCCCACGTGCGCAGCGTCCACGCCTATTTCCCGTCCCTCGCGGCGCTGGACAACGGCGACCTGCTCTGCACCGGCGTACTCGGTGAGGCTTTCGAGGCCCACAACTGCCGCACCCATGTATTCCGCTCGACAGATCGTGGCCAAACCTGGGTGCACGAGGGCCCCATTTATCCCGGACCGCCCCACCCGCTGATGTCGGACTTTTCGCGCATCACGGCGCTGGGCAAGGGCAAGGTGGTGGCCATGATGGTGCGGCAGGATCGCCGCGACCTGCCCGACGAAGGCCTCGCCAACCCCGAGACCATGGGCTTCGCACCGGGCGAGGTCCTGATGCTGCGGTCCGAGGACTACGGCAAGACCTGGAGCGAGCCCGTGCGCCAGACGCCGCCGCTGGAGGGTCCGGAGTTCGAGTTGTGCAGCCCCATCAACGTCCTGCCCGATGGTCGCTGGGTCTGGAGCACGTCCACGTGGTTCGACTGGGCGGGCAATTGTCCCAACGGCCTCCACCTGGTGGGTTGGGTCTCGGAAGACGAAGGCGAGACCTGGTCCAGCTACATGGACGTGATGCACGAGGCGGGTAACCGCACCTTTTTCTGGGAATCCAAGATCATCGACCTGAAAGACGGGCAATTGCTGGCCAACGCCTGGGTCTACGACGACGTGGCGAAGGCAGATCGGCCCAATGAATACGCCCTGAGCGGCGATGGCGGTGAATCCTGGACCGCGCCCATGTCCACTGGCCTCCACGGCCAGACCATGACGCCCATCACCCTCGATGACGGCCGCATCCTCAGCGTATACCGCCGCACCGACGAACCGGGCCTCTGGGCCAACCTCAGCCGTGTGGAAGGCACTACCTGGATCAACGAGACGACCACGCCCATCTGGGGCCAGCGCGCGGCCGGACTCATCGGCGACACCGGCAACATGGCCAACAACTTCGCCGTACTCCGCTTCGGCGCCCCCTGCCTCGTGAAGCTGGACGACGGGGTAATCTATGGTGCCTTCTGGTGCTACGAGGACTGCGTGTCTGTACTCAGGTGGTTCACCCTGACGGTGGGCTGAAACTCTCCAAAGAATGTGGCA
This window of the Candidatus Hydrogenedentota bacterium genome carries:
- a CDS encoding enoyl-ACP reductase encodes the protein MANGLLAGKRGLVFGVANDKSIAWACAQECAAQGAELVFNYLGPLEKRVRDLAGTIPGSDVLECDVTKDEEIVSFFEKIKEKWGTIDFVIHSIAFAERDDLKNPFVQTPRKNFALAMDVSAYSLVALCREAAPLMPNGGSVVAMTYYGAEKVLPNYNMMGVAKAALEASCRYLANDLGPVGIRVNCVSAGPLRTLSASAIAGMRKMLKANADTAPLRRNTTVEDVAKSTVYLLSDMASGVTGETHHVDCGYNIMGLTLTGEETAAE
- a CDS encoding exo-alpha-sialidase — encoded protein: MSSINVQSTGLIYRNPKPHVRSVHAYFPSLAALDNGDLLCTGVLGEAFEAHNCRTHVFRSTDRGQTWVHEGPIYPGPPHPLMSDFSRITALGKGKVVAMMVRQDRRDLPDEGLANPETMGFAPGEVLMLRSEDYGKTWSEPVRQTPPLEGPEFELCSPINVLPDGRWVWSTSTWFDWAGNCPNGLHLVGWVSEDEGETWSSYMDVMHEAGNRTFFWESKIIDLKDGQLLANAWVYDDVAKADRPNEYALSGDGGESWTAPMSTGLHGQTMTPITLDDGRILSVYRRTDEPGLWANLSRVEGTTWINETTTPIWGQRAAGLIGDTGNMANNFAVLRFGAPCLVKLDDGVIYGAFWCYEDCVSVLRWFTLTVG